A window of Dorea formicigenerans contains these coding sequences:
- the scfA gene encoding six-cysteine ranthipeptide SCIFF, which translates to MKHVKTLNTQTLNKTVKKGGCGECQTSCQSACKTSCTVGNQTCEQSK; encoded by the coding sequence ATGAAACATGTGAAAACATTGAATACACAGACTCTGAACAAGACAGTGAAAAAAGGCGGTTGCGGCGAATGTCAGACATCTTGCCAGTCAGCATGCAAGACTTCCTGTACAGTAGGAAATCAGACCTGTGAGCAGAGCAAATAA
- the scfB gene encoding thioether cross-link-forming SCIFF peptide maturase, which translates to MIHQYKNNGYNIVLDVYSGAVHVVDDLCYDVIAVLNEPDEEPTAEILKSDLTWENLKKRLGDTYSEEDLRDALDDVIELTEDGKLFTKDEFEYLVPIVKKRKTVVKALCLHIAHDCNLACRYCFAEEGEYHGRRALMSYEVGKKALDFLIANSGSRRNLEVDFFGGEPLMNWQVVKDLVAYGREQEKLHDKNFRFTVTTNGVLLNDEIQEFVNKEMDNVVLSLDGRKEINDKMRPFRNGKGSYDLIVPKFQKLAESRNQEKYYIRGTFTRNNLDFSNDILHFADLGFKQMSIEPVVGDESDPYAIREEDIPQIKEEYDKLAKIMIEREKEGKGFNFFHFMIDLEGGPCVMKRMSGCGSGTEYLSVTPWGDLYPCHQFVGQEEFLMGNVDDGIVKPEIADDFRSCSVYSKEKCKNCFAKFYCSGGCMANSYNFHGTIHDCYDVGCEMQRKRVECAIMIKAALADA; encoded by the coding sequence GTGATTCATCAGTATAAGAATAACGGATATAACATTGTTCTGGATGTATACAGTGGAGCCGTACATGTGGTTGATGACCTGTGCTATGATGTGATCGCTGTACTGAATGAACCGGACGAAGAACCAACAGCTGAGATTTTAAAGAGTGATCTTACATGGGAGAATCTGAAAAAGCGGCTTGGAGATACATATAGCGAGGAAGATTTAAGAGATGCTCTTGATGATGTCATTGAACTGACAGAGGACGGGAAATTATTTACAAAGGATGAGTTTGAATATCTTGTTCCAATCGTGAAGAAGAGAAAGACAGTTGTAAAGGCTCTTTGCCTTCACATTGCACATGACTGTAATCTGGCCTGCAGGTACTGCTTTGCAGAAGAAGGCGAGTATCATGGAAGACGTGCTCTTATGAGTTATGAAGTCGGAAAGAAGGCATTAGATTTCCTGATCGCAAATTCCGGAAGCAGAAGAAATCTGGAAGTAGATTTCTTTGGAGGAGAGCCACTTATGAACTGGCAGGTTGTCAAAGATCTGGTAGCATACGGAAGAGAACAGGAAAAGCTTCATGACAAGAATTTCCGATTTACAGTTACGACGAACGGCGTTCTTCTGAATGATGAGATTCAGGAGTTTGTCAATAAAGAGATGGACAATGTTGTGCTAAGCCTGGATGGACGAAAGGAAATCAATGATAAGATGCGTCCGTTCCGCAACGGAAAAGGAAGCTACGATCTGATCGTGCCGAAATTCCAGAAGCTGGCTGAAAGCCGTAATCAGGAGAAGTATTATATCCGTGGGACATTTACAAGAAATAATCTGGATTTCTCCAATGATATCCTGCATTTTGCAGACCTTGGATTCAAGCAGATGTCCATTGAGCCGGTCGTAGGTGATGAATCCGATCCATATGCGATCCGCGAAGAGGATATTCCACAGATCAAAGAAGAGTATGATAAGCTTGCCAAGATTATGATCGAACGAGAGAAAGAAGGCAAAGGATTTAATTTCTTCCACTTTATGATCGATCTGGAAGGCGGCCCATGTGTGATGAAACGTATGTCCGGCTGTGGTTCCGGAACAGAATATCTGTCTGTCACACCATGGGGAGATCTGTATCCATGCCATCAGTTTGTCGGACAGGAAGAATTCCTGATGGGAAATGTAGACGATGGAATTGTAAAGCCGGAGATTGCAGATGATTTCAGAAGCTGCAGTGTATATTCAAAAGAAAAATGTAAAAATTGTTTCGCTAAATTCTACTGTAGCGGTGGATGTATGGCAAACTCTTATAATTTCCATGGAACGATCCATGATTGTTATGATGTTGGCTGTGAGATGCAGCGTAAACGTGTGGAATGTGCCATTATGATCAAAGCAGCACTGGCAGATGCATAA